One Amia ocellicauda isolate fAmiCal2 chromosome 13, fAmiCal2.hap1, whole genome shotgun sequence genomic window, ATGCCTTAAAGGGTTATCcaggaaacaacaacaaatatgaatgtattgGCTGAAAGGCATGAAGTGACAAACTAAAATAGTGATTAGTCATCTTAGCTTTCATAAATGTAGCTTCAGAGGTGATCTTCAAAATTGCAAAAGACACCCTCCtatcaatttaaatattatttggtAAGCAATTTAATACATAAatctaatataatttaatagtgTAAGTACAGTTAACACAAGGAAACAGACGTCAACTGAAGTAAACGTCTTGCTTTTTagacttattttttatataaaaccaCCTCCTTTCTGCCTGATTCAGACATCAAAGCTAATTTTAAAGACTAACCCCCTGTGTTGATGTCCACAGGGCACGACTGCTGCCAGAGAAGCTGACGGTTTACACAACGCTAGTGGGGCTGCTCAACGCTAGGAACTATAACTTCGGCGGGGAGTTTGTGGAAGCTATGGTTCGACAGCTCAAAGAGACTTTGAAATCAAACTTATACAATGAAGCTTTGTATCTGGTAAGTCCACACATTGATCAGTTATCAGTTAAGCAATATACAGTTTTTGTTGCATTTAGATACCAGCAATTTACTTACATTATTGATGTCTAGCATTTATTCATAATTGGTAGAAGAGTGTTGCAGcacaattttctttttatagtCGAATGAACACAAGTTATTCCACAGGGATTTTTGTCAGCTAGTTCTTTTTCTGACAGATTGAAGCAGAAGAAGAAACTTATTTCTTTAATCTTGAGACTTTCTTCTGGAATAGTTGTGTATAGCTTGCCCAATTGACATGCTGCATATTTAAAAGTTGAAGCGAATTGGCAGTATTTTGCTAATATTAAACTTCTTATGAGTTGTCAAAGTGAATTCCCTTAACATGAAGAATACATGCAATCTTAAAAGATCATGTTAATCTTTTAACCTATATTCAGGCTATTAGatcttaaaatgcaaacaaacatttttcttCATCTGCTTTTCTTATCCAATATAATGTCTTCCACTTATGTTTGCTACTAAACACTAAAATAACTTGTAAATCTATAatcatgtttttcttctttttgagGTTCGTTTCTTGTGTGATCTGGTGAATTGCCATGTGATCGCCGCTCCTTCCATGGTGGCCATGTTTGAAAATTTCATTAGTGTGATACAAGAGGAAGACGTGCCTCAGGTGACTTCTGAAGCATACTCCTATAAAATATACTCCTAACAATGTTTTATGTGAATTAGCAACTTTGTCCTTCATAACTGTAACCGATATTTAATAATTTGGCTGAATGTAGTATTTAAAGAGAATAACCTTATTGATCCCTTTTAATAAGAAACTCATTTTGGTAGGGTTCTAAACGTATCCTTTATGAAATGATTTAGCCTACTTTACATCAGTGTATTGTAATTTGATATGTTGGGCATAACATGTGCTTAAAGCAATTTCAAAAGACTCCTATGTTTTAACACCCCCAAACCCAGAAAGCTGAATTATAAGGCCAACTGGATAATGAAGTTAAGGATTATTCATTCTGTATTTCTGTATCTCTGTAAAGTCAGAGGGTTTAAGTAAAGCAGTGTGTGACTTGGTTGTATGTGCTGTTTCAGGTGCGTTGTGATTGGTATGTGTACGCAGTGCTCTCCTCTTTGCCCTGGGTGGGTAAAGAGCTCTATGAGAAAAAGGACGTAGAGATGGATCGTCTGCTCAACCAGATCGACGGCTATCTGAAGTAAGCAGGCATGCTGTCTTTTAAAACTTCAGTGCTTGAAGCTTATTCAGTTATCTTGGGGCTTCACCTTCCAAATGCTAGATTATCCTCTTGTTTTCCAAAGTTATCATCCATTTTAATATCCGACTTTACAGTTTTTGTTcagagtaaaaaataaaaatctgtggTACTTGGGAAATAGATTGTTGAAGTTTGAGAGGCCGTCTGTGCTGTTTTCACTAAGATGTGTACTGCCGTTTTAGGAGACGGCAGAAGATCCATGTGCCGATGCTGCAGGTCTGGACAGCAGAGAAACCACACCCCCAGGAAGAGGTGACCATACACCAAGGAGGACTATTtatttctgattttattttcttgatttaaaacTAGTTAAGCATCCTGATtagttactttttattttccaagGGTTGGAAAGACCTCTAACTTCACCTCATTGAATACTGTGTGAAGGATTTAATTAGTATTTTGTGGTCTGCCCCCAATAAAATAACTCCTCCCCCCCATGTAGATTATACTGAAGTGGCCTCCCCACTTGGAAAATttaaaaacgaacaaaaaacaatcagtGGATTCTTGCTAATTGGGATTCactcatacaatattaatttcCTGAGACTTAAATTGGGCAGTCTTCTTTTAGTGAGTTATTATAACGCATGGTCTTTATTTTTAGACAAAGGCATGTTTGGATTATTTTACTGAGCGATGGAAAATGACAAGCACAATAGCATTGAAAGTTTTCGATTTGACACTTACAAGGTAATCCATAATTGAACAGACATTTTCCTGTCCCTTGCCAAGTCTTTTTCCCAACCTCAACCTCTCTCTCTGGCCCTGCCTTTTGTCTTCGTCTCCCCCTGCATCCCTGTGCAGCAACTGGACTGCCTGTGGGCTCAGATCCAGAAGCTGAAGAAGGACCGCTGGCAGGAGCGCCACATCCTGCGTCCGTACATCGCCTTCGACAGCGTGCTATGTGAGGCCCTGCAGCACAATCTGCCACCCTTCACCCCCCCGCCCCACACAGAGGACGCGGTCTACCCCATGCCTAAGGTCATCTTCCGCATGTTTGACTACACAGACGCCCCTGAGGTGAGCCTGTGAGGAAGGTGTTGTCAAGGCTCTAGCTGGGTTTGAAATCCAAGTGGTCAAATCTGACTCTGCTCTTTCATTCCCCAGGGCCCTGTCATGCCTGGCAGTCACTCAGTGGAGAGGTTCGTTATTGAGGAGAATCTGCATTGCATTATCAAGTCCcactggagggagaggaaaaCCTGGTGAGCTGCTCTTTGTGTCACCTGTTAATGTTAAGCTCTtataattacagtaataatGACTTTTCTGAATTCACAATGAAAAACTGGAATTGGGCTGAAGATCTATTTGTGATTCTGATTGGAGTATAAAATGGTGAAACGTGTTTTATAAAGAGGAGATTGTATAAGTAAATTATATATCAGAAAACATTTAAAGGATTTTTTAAGTCTAAGCAAATCCTGGGTAAGAGAATAAAAAGAGTGTAAATGTTTTTCcctattataatgttttttgttcttttctctGCAGTGCTGCTCAGCTTCTTAGCTACCCAGGAAAGAACAAGATCCCTCTGAATTATCATATTGTGGAGGTACGTGAGCAAGTCAAAGCCTCTTGTGTAACCAGTAAGGCTGGTCTGAGTCCACCTCATTTACCAAACGACTGTCGCTCAACCCATTACGAATgcagtgtgtatatgtgttgaAAGACTTGAAAACTGCAGTCCGTAAGTGATCTCCAAGCAACCTGAAAGAGTTTGAGCAAATCTATCAAGCAGAATGGGCAAGAATTTCACCAAGACGTTGTGCAAAGGTGGTTGAGACTTACCCCCCAAAAATACTTATCCAATCAgcatttttcagttttctctcTTTAGATTTGCGGACATTTACTTTTATCTTACTCTTACAAGTACTGCAACACCATaagaagggtctgaatacttttgcttGCTATGGCATGGTAGGTCCAGGAGACCTCATGTCAAGGTTGAAGGAGTCGAGTAAGcaatgcaaaattaaacctTTAACATCCTGCTGTCTGTTTTCTACAGGTGATTTTTGGGGAGCTCTTCCAGCTGCCAGCACCCCCCCACATTGATGTCATGTACACCACTCTGCTGATTGAGCTGTGCAAGCTGCAGCCAGGCTCTCTGCCACAAGTGGTAtccttttcttgttcttttaGTTATTTGGATGTTTAATTTAAAGTCCTTTCAACTCAAACCAGCAAGATCCTCTTAATAAAACACTGGAAAGAATTATGATTTTGTGTTTGGAGAATGCAGCCTctgtaacacattttattattattattattattattattattattatgagctcattctgtgttttttttttttttttggtacctAGGTGTGAATGCTAACTTCTCACTGCATGACTTAGCACAAAGATCTAGCAAGCTAGCCTGcctaatacaaattataaatgcaGAAAGGAAAAATCCTGTCTGAACATGCATTGTGCACTCTCCCTTAAAAACAGACTTTATGTGTATCTTAGCTgttatatcattttaaaatgtctttaccAATGACAATGACCTTAATTAGAATCTCCCAGCTTGCCCAAGCCACAGAGATGATGTACATGCGCCTGGACACCATGAACACCACATGTATAGACCGGTACGTTTCAGAGTCCTTTGCTCAGCATTCAAAAATGGATGCTCTGTGTCTTAATAAAGTAAAgctataatgtatttaaacGTATCCAGATCCTTTTTAGATGCAAACAAGCATGCTCAGCAAACACCAGCAACTGTTTTCAGTCCTTCATATGTCATACTTTTGGTTTTGATCTAAAAAAATACTTAACAGCAGTGCTTAATTTGTGCCGGATCCTGCCAGAACAGGATTAGGGACCTCTCGGGTTTTGAATGTTTGTGCCGATCCGGTACCTCACGTGGTAAAAAATCAAAAATTATAACTCAAAGTgtagtttaaattatttttaacttaTTGCCATAACATTTATATCATGCAAATCATTAATAAGTGGGGATTTGAGTACATAGCACGTTGTTTTCAGCACTGTTCTGTACGCATTCTGGGTCCTGCGCTTGCCTCGTCACCCCTCCACTCTCATATACGCTTTGCGTTCCGGCCCCTTCTGATTTACTAATTAAGCACTGCTTAACAGATTCTGCTTCTGTTATTTTGTGACTAGAGTGCAGTATGTGTAAGAATATACACAAGGGACCATAATGTTCAACTGAATAATGAATTGACTGTACAGTAGTATTTGTATGTGGTTGtttgcaatttgttttaattacaattatCTACTTTGTTTTACAGACTTATCAACTGGTTTTCTCATCATTTGAGCAACTTTCAGTTTAGATGGAGCTGGGATGACTGGTAAGTACAATCAtgatatatacgtgtgtgtgtgtgtgtgtgtgtgtgtgtgtgtgtgtagagataTGCACATACACACTTGACCACAAGCAAAAGTGGACTTTGACTTGTGAGGCTGGAACAGTGTTCACTAAAAGCAGGACTATAAAACAGCAGTAAGTTTGTTGAAGAtaaaatctatatataaaatTTATCTTTATTTTGCATACTTTGTTTTCTAGGTCTGACTGCTTGGCTCAGGATCTTGAAAAGCCTAAGCCCAAATTTGTGAAAGAAGTGCTTGAAAAATGTATGAGGTAATTTACATTTCTTCTTTCCCATGATTCAAAGAGTAAGTTTTCCAAACTTTCTGTGTTCATCATGTACTTTGAGTCAAGTGAAAGGGGGATTTCAAATCTTACAGCATTTCATAGTTTGCCAGTGTTGGACACAGAAGTCACTTCTGGTAACATACTAAGACAAAAAAGTGTCTTCAAATGTCTCACCAGACTTTTCTAGACCTAGTTTAACTTATGTATTATACCTCTGATAACAGTCTAGTGTGGGAatactaaaatgaaaatgttgcttTCAACCACTCGCTATAAATATTTTTAGTCTCTGCATTTGTGTACACACAATTGATGTGTCCTGAACAGCCTTGATTATGAATATTAGGCCAGAGTATGTGCTGCCATTACAAAAATCATAATGTGTTTCACTGGCGGTTTTAGCAGTGAATCTGTGTTTGGTTCTAGGATAAGAATTTTGTTGGCATATTTTTTATAGGCTGTCTTATCACCAGCGGATAGTGGACCTCGTTCCTCCTACTTTCTCTGCGTTGATCCCTGCAGACCCAATTttcatttacaaatatatgGATGATACTGGCAGTAAGTCGTTTTTTTGTGGTTGCATCCCCCCTTTACAAAAGATGTTAGAAAAAATTGTTTGACAATCACAATCaagacatttaatttacattctaTTAAATGTAACCTAGCGTCACTGTTAACGCCCCTCTAACTGCTGAAAATAGTCCAGTTTAGTTTAATTGTTAAATGTGTACCAGTTGTTCTTCCTGTAGTCATCTTGCATTTGATTGTGATCTGCTCTTAGGCATGTTTTATCTGTACTTCAGTGGTTTTGTTTACTGTGAGCTCCATTCTTTGTCTTAGATTCCCTGCCAGGCTACCCTGTTGCTATGACCATCAGTAATGCCATCAAAAACCGCACCACCAATGAAGAGATACTGACCATCCTGAAAGATGTGCCCAACCCCAATCAGGAGGAAGATGATGGTAagacttttattatttattgtttggcagacacccttatccaggccgTTCTGTTCCCTATTGTAGAGGTTGTTCGGGAATGCTAAAATATAACTACATTAAGAAACCTTTATGTTAGAAATCATTCCCagttcttcatttatttatattataaaagtgAAATAATTGTCAGGttattttgtcagtttcaaatgATCAGTGGTTGTATGAATGAGTCAATGAGGATGGTTGTCTCATGCTCTTGCAAACGCTTCCCCTCTGGGCAGATGAAGGAGAGAGCTTCAACCCCCTGAAGATCGATGTGTTTCTACAAACTCTGCTTCACTTGGCTGCCAAGTCCTTCAGCCACTCCTTCAGTGCTTTAGCCAAGTGAGTGTCGATTCCACATCCCTCTCGAGTCTGgcgcgagtgtgtgtgtgataaccCTGCTGTCATAAGAAACGGTGCTGTTTGAAAACGTCAACGATGCTCCCTTCTCCAGGTTCCACGAGGTGCTGAAGTGCTTGACGGACTGTGATGAGGGGAAGCTGCATATCCTCCGAGTGGTGTACGATGTGTGGAGGAACCACCCCCAGGTGTGTGTGCAGAGTGCTCTATAGCACTAGCTCAGGCATCCAAAGCCCTGGTCCAGCAGCAGTCTGAGTAAGAATCTACCATCTGAACAAGTGCTTTGGCCTGTTTTCCGCCACTCTGAGACCATATCTTCATTTTATTGTGGTGCAGATGATCGCAGTGCTGGTGGACAAGATGATCCGTACCCAGATTGTGGATTGTGCTGCTGTGGCAAACTGGATCTTCTCTCCTGACATGGCTCACGACTTCACCAGGTGAGTGTACAGCGTATGAGATTGAGTTGCTGCGGTTTCTATTTCAATTCCTAATATTTGTGTAATAAGTGTACACATAAGTGTATGTTTTCGAGCATGTCTCTATGCTGATTGTCACCAGGTTCTACGTCTGGGAAATCTTGCATTCCACCATTCGTAAAATGAACAAACATGTGCAGAAGATCCAGAAGGAGTTGGAGGAGGCCAAGGAGAAGCTGGAGAAGCAGCACAGAAAGGTAAGGCCCTAGCTATGGCAAGACCAACAGCCTTTGGGCAGCTGAATTGACATTGTAGATATAAGACATTAGGCATGAGCTCATTAACCACTGCCTTGCCAGACACCTCCAGGATGTGAGCAATTTGATTAAAAATCCATAGTCCTCTACTGGGATTTACTGTTGCAATAGTTTTTTCTGTGACATTCCATTAACTATACCATGTGATCGCAGCAAAACCAAACGTGCATTAAGTGGTCTAATTCCTCTTGCAGAAGGACAGTGGCGACGAGGATGATTTTGAGAAGAACAGCGACGAGGAGGACGGGCAGCTAGAGGAGCAGATTGAGCGGCtgcaggagaaggtggagtCGGCACAGAGCGAGCAGAAGAACCTGTTTCTGGTCATCTTTCAGGTGAGTGTAAAGCAACTGACCCCCTACTGCAGAGTACGGGAAAATACATCACACCTTATATGATGGCACTGAAATGTCATCTTAGCCAACACTGTCAACTGCGATCTCAGATTTGaatgaaatgtttgtttgcATCACTTATgctcttattaaaaaaaagggaAGTGTCTGTGTTGGAAGTGAtggccgtctctctctccccctcagcGCTTCATCATGATTCTGACTGAGCACCTGGTGCGCTGCGAAACGGCCAGTGTGGACTTCAACACTCCCTGGTACAAGAACTGCATTGAGAGGCTGCAGCTGATCTTCCTCATGGTATTCAACCCCTTATCCGCTACCACAATATATACAATCAGATCGAGCTATAAAAAGCAAACTGAAATGTCagtcatatttttaaaagtgcagCTTGTGATTTCCACCATTGAGTGCATAGAAATGCCCGTCAGCTACAGCAGGGGTGGGCAGCCTTGGTCCTGGGGGTCTGCAGTGTcttctgctttttgttccaCCTCTAATCTCATTATTtgctgatttaaaaacaaacggTGCTGGGGCCTCCCAGGACACGGATTACCCACCACTGAACTGGTAACGCCAGTGAAAGTTTTAGAGGCTGTGGGCAGAATGTAACGCTGGTGTTTGTTGCAGCACCATGTGACGATCCAGCAGTACGTGGGGACCCTGGAGAACCTGCTGTTCACGGCCGAGCTGGACCCCCACATCCTGGCTGTGTACCAGCAGTTCTGTGCCCTGCAGCAGTAAGCCGCCCCCTCCTCGCACACACTGGGGGTCTTCCACACAGGACAAAGACTCGACATTTCTTGCATCAAGATTTCCAGTTTAgaggagctttttttttttttttttttttttaatttcttttcctGGGGAGGGCTGGGTATTCGGGGATGTTAGTGTATGGAACAAAGAGTACACCACTCCCTTTGTGCAGAAAGCATGATGGAAGCTGTATTTTGTTGGCATAAAATGTGGaatttccctttttttaaaCAACCCTCCTTAAAAGTTTTGTTTGGCTTTTTCTTTCTAACCCCCTGTACCCAGTCCCATGCTGCGGAGGCTAAGCGGTTTACCTAGAATTTCATTCAAGAGAGAGAGTTAAAGAAATGCACACAACCTGAGCTTCCTTCTGCAATGTGACTAAATCTGAACTGATtggcctttttgtttttaacctttTAAGTTCTCAATGACCATCCCATGCCATCCAGTGTTCAGAGCCCATTGGTGTTCATTACTGTAGTGTAGAAGAGCTTGTGAAATGCAGGCAGGTTTGTATGACTTGCCAGGTCAGTGGAAGGGAGATGATTCTGTGTGAATTGATGTTGAAATACACTGGAATctgttcctgtttttttatataatggTGTCTTTGACTtcattttttttagattttgaaACCATGGGTATCATCAGACAGTGgttcaaattaaaaagaaattttCCCCTATGAGTGTTTCGTAACATTTTTGATTTCATATACACACTGTAAGTCCCAGGCCCAAGTAGAGTTTTTATCTCATTATTTGCAATACCAATTCAGTACAAATCAAACTGGATTGAGTAGGAAGGGCTGCCCTCATCCTAGATTTGAATAAGAGAGGTTACAAAGGAGGGCTTACATTTCTGGTTACCATTGGATCATTTTGTAAGATTGGCTGTGGCTCAAAAGTAAGATTGCAGTTATCTTTCCAGTCAGTTAACTGCAAACTATAAACAATCAAATGAACCAGTCTGCAGCTAAGGAAGGAATCAAATTCAACTTCAGCAAGTAAGATCATAAaggcagttttttttattaaagcacttgCATAAATTAATCTCTGAATCCCATTGCAGCTCTACAGTGACAGTTTAAAGCTGCAGTTTGGCTTCAGCTCTCAGTTGCCCCAGCCATACAATATTGATAGTTGTAAATTTGCAGAAAACCATTACAGtggtttaaatgttttgtaGAAATTTGTAAGTGTTTATCCTGAGGTTAATTTGTAATAGTATCGAgagattaataaaacaaaaacagcttttCTAAAATCTGAGGATTTACAGTACAAATTCACAAACAttactatatttatttacaatatacaCCCACTATTTCATTTACTCAAAGGTATAGTGACACCTGCCTATTACTCATTCTACATCATGATTTAGCCAGTGACAAACACAGTGAAGGGGTTAATTCACTGTGACATGCTTCATCTGAGGGGTCTATATATAATGCTATACATGCCTAAAATatgactacaaaaaaaaaaagtcctgtcACGTTTGTACTTGAAAGCTGTCACTAATGCTATCACAATCTGTCTTGGCGGTATATTTTGAATTCCAGAAACCTTTCTTTGTGTAACAATTCATTTCATTCCAAGACAATTCAATACATGCTTAAGAAAGATGTATTTCTTCATAAACCAGCCAACATCTCCAAAGAGCATTAATCTGTCCCCAGCCCACTGAGGAGGTTTATATAGAAATTCACACATATACAAAAATGTAAGGTACACCGGTTTCAGCACCATGACATGATACACACAGTTCCAATAAATAACGTCTTATTGATTTGAATTCTACCAAGAAATCCTTTCTCCAGGCAACTCTTGGGATAATGGCTCTGGAATGATGTAAGAACGCTGCTCCATTTGATCCATAGACAAAGTTCACATTTTCTCATAAGTCAACTCGTGGCCACAGGTGCTGCAGATCTTCCTGTAGTTATCGTCGTCATCCAGTGCTTCCTCTGGTCCGTAGCTGTGCTGGTGGGCGCTGGAGTCTCTCTTCCACATGCTGCTCCTCACTGTGCGCCGTAGCTCTGCCAGGGAGAAAGAAACAAGGACGTGTTACTTTACAGAGCGGCTTTCTCTGTATAACTCATCTATTTACCATTCTCAATGATCTTCAAAGTGGTGATCATGTTACAATGTCCAAACTGAAAGACACACCTATACAGTGTCGGCATTAACCATCCTGGTCCTTCAATTCCAAACCGCTGCAATGGCTACAACTGAGGGCAGAGGGATCGTACCTTTCACTTTCTTGTCGAACCGCTTCTGCTTTAGTTTCTCCCTGTTCCCCACCCGCTCTTCTCTGGCCTCCTCCAGGGCTTCCTCGCTGCCCCACACCTCCAGAGAGCGCTTCACCACCTGCAGGACCAGGACATagtaaatgtgaaatatctCCCTCTACTGGTCACTGaactgttttaatttttatttccaCTCAATTATGTCtagaaatatatttgaaatagtCCTCCCCCATCCAGAGAAAGCCTGAGACGCAAAGAGACCCGCTCACCTGGAGCCTGAGGTACAGTTTCATGTCCCCCCATCGTGGGTTGTGCGGGTTCTTCTTCAGCACGTATCTCAGCATGGGCTCCCGCTTGTCCAGGTCGCAGTCCTTCAGCAGGTATTCGTTCTTGGCCTCGGAGCGGGTTATTAGCTTGTGCTTGCTTTCGCTGTCCCTGAGATGACAGAGTTGCCTGACTGAATGGGGTCAAAACTCATTTCCAACATCAATGGAACGCTGTGACTTAACATTTTTGCCAGCTAAAGGAAAATGCTCCCAAAATGCGGTCTTGTGAGCAGAGGGCTTTACCTGCAGTTGTCACAAACGGACAAGTCAAAACTATTGCTGAGGTAGGAGTCCATGAAGGCTTTATCGCATTCTTCACACATCAGGTAGTCAAACTCAACCACTGGGCCTTTAaataagacaaacaaaaaaagcatgaaAGGGTATTCATCaatttaaactactgaaaccACAGGTGGAAATGGTAAC contains:
- the xpa gene encoding DNA repair protein complementing XP-A cells: MDSVTGPEDVPAAADAPSPNEGGQESTKSMPLSAATRAKIERNRQRALMLRQARVASRPYSSGEGGTCAKIPKTIDSGGGFFIEEEEEEEEHKTKDVVHRPGPVVEFDYLMCEECDKAFMDSYLSNSFDLSVCDNCRDSESKHKLITRSEAKNEYLLKDCDLDKREPMLRYVLKKNPHNPRWGDMKLYLRLQVVKRSLEVWGSEEALEEAREERVGNREKLKQKRFDKKVKELRRTVRSSMWKRDSSAHQHSYGPEEALDDDDNYRKICSTCGHELTYEKM
- the ncbp1 gene encoding nuclear cap-binding protein subunit 1 translates to MSRRRHSDENDGGQPHKRRRTSEPIEIEDRLESLICRVGEKSTSSLESNLEGLAGVLEADLPNYKSKILRILCAVARLLPEKLTVYTTLVGLLNARNYNFGGEFVEAMVRQLKETLKSNLYNEALYLVRFLCDLVNCHVIAAPSMVAMFENFISVIQEEDVPQVRCDWYVYAVLSSLPWVGKELYEKKDVEMDRLLNQIDGYLKRRQKIHVPMLQVWTAEKPHPQEEQLDCLWAQIQKLKKDRWQERHILRPYIAFDSVLCEALQHNLPPFTPPPHTEDAVYPMPKVIFRMFDYTDAPEGPVMPGSHSVERFVIEENLHCIIKSHWRERKTCAAQLLSYPGKNKIPLNYHIVEVIFGELFQLPAPPHIDVMYTTLLIELCKLQPGSLPQVLAQATEMMYMRLDTMNTTCIDRLINWFSHHLSNFQFRWSWDDWSDCLAQDLEKPKPKFVKEVLEKCMRLSYHQRIVDLVPPTFSALIPADPIFIYKYMDDTGNSLPGYPVAMTISNAIKNRTTNEEILTILKDVPNPNQEEDDDEGESFNPLKIDVFLQTLLHLAAKSFSHSFSALAKFHEVLKCLTDCDEGKLHILRVVYDVWRNHPQMIAVLVDKMIRTQIVDCAAVANWIFSPDMAHDFTRFYVWEILHSTIRKMNKHVQKIQKELEEAKEKLEKQHRKKDSGDEDDFEKNSDEEDGQLEEQIERLQEKVESAQSEQKNLFLVIFQRFIMILTEHLVRCETASVDFNTPWYKNCIERLQLIFLMHHVTIQQYVGTLENLLFTAELDPHILAVYQQFCALQQ